Proteins encoded within one genomic window of Candidatus Berkiella cookevillensis:
- the barA gene encoding two-component sensor histidine kinase BarA codes for MREWGIKTRVLFLTLVPTIAISILLSAYFTSTRLQDLEKALKNRGYAISLQLAPASEYGVFSGNTHTLQRIANDALSEPEVRSVSIFNKDGRLLAHSGHEQATPMNILSVTDLSHGITMADTGHSLLFTIPVTIRDVIVEDFAYADSAYVQAENHDNVLGWISLELGRMTTTIRQYQVLFACSVILLIGLAISGFFAYRMGRDVTRPILHIAHAVEKIKNGNLDTRVYTNSRGELRHLESGINTMAQALKAAHEEMQQSVEQATADLRQTLETIEIQNIELQMARKEAETASRIKSEFLANMSHEIRTPLNGVIGFINLLIKTKLDNRQNDHVHTIQKSALNLLSIINDILDFSKIEAGKLKLEHIPFNVRECVEDAITLMAPNAHEKGLELIPIIYQDVPEKIIGDHLRIKQILTNLLNNAIKFTTEGEVILRVMIDSEDSQNITLMFRISDTGIGLSAEEQKLLFRPFSQADATTTRQFGGTGLGLAISKRLVEQMQGEINVESLPNEGATFWFTIKAQRNESIEFPFNPQLEGTHVLLYDKHEKTRLSLNHILSAWGVRVTEVDDRDKIEELLNQFHNTANKIHMALIGVNQPDPQSNFIENLIKISRDNYDCKVGVLANTTDQNIYDDIHNSGAAICLAKPVRRQCLHDALVTTLIEKNKIIASQRGNAPSPEPYISPVRTDIHILAVDDHPSNLKLVAALLENMGLNVKCAKNGKAALEYFKNHTFDLILMDIQMPGMDGIEVTKNIRKMEKPGQHTPIFALTAHALATEKETVLFAGMDGYLTKPIDEKTLQQVLMQWSQKNLTIKNEIQALPTESQDPVIDWEKSLKLAGNQPQLAKDMLVSLVKELPIAQEAINHAYSGNDMLELRNEVHRLHGVCCYCGVPLLRKTVAAFEKAVAYNDKQAIQFHIVEFNKEVNRILDLSKTHPIFETEEEAVLV; via the coding sequence GTGCGTGAATGGGGCATTAAAACACGGGTACTGTTTTTAACCTTAGTACCAACAATTGCAATTTCGATCTTACTAAGTGCCTATTTCACAAGTACACGTTTGCAAGACTTAGAAAAGGCACTTAAAAACAGGGGTTATGCAATCTCATTACAGCTAGCCCCTGCCAGTGAATATGGTGTTTTTTCAGGAAACACTCATACCTTGCAAAGAATTGCTAATGATGCACTCTCTGAACCAGAGGTTCGTTCTGTATCTATTTTTAACAAAGATGGCCGACTACTCGCACACTCGGGTCATGAACAAGCAACCCCAATGAATATTCTTTCAGTTACCGATTTGTCGCATGGCATTACAATGGCAGACACGGGACACTCTCTACTTTTCACAATACCTGTCACTATTCGCGATGTCATTGTTGAAGACTTTGCCTATGCTGATTCTGCTTATGTCCAAGCAGAAAATCATGACAATGTCTTGGGATGGATCAGTTTAGAGCTTGGGCGAATGACAACTACCATTCGACAATACCAAGTACTCTTCGCTTGTAGTGTCATCTTGTTAATTGGTCTGGCTATCAGCGGTTTCTTTGCTTATCGCATGGGGCGAGATGTAACAAGACCTATCTTACATATTGCACATGCGGTTGAGAAAATTAAAAATGGTAATTTAGATACACGTGTTTATACAAATTCAAGAGGTGAGCTTCGCCATTTAGAATCAGGTATTAACACTATGGCACAAGCCTTAAAAGCAGCACATGAAGAAATGCAGCAAAGCGTTGAGCAAGCAACTGCAGATCTACGTCAAACGCTTGAAACCATTGAAATTCAAAATATTGAATTACAGATGGCTCGTAAAGAAGCAGAAACGGCGAGTCGAATCAAATCAGAATTCCTCGCCAATATGAGTCATGAAATTAGAACACCACTCAACGGTGTGATTGGTTTTATTAATCTCCTGATAAAAACAAAACTAGACAACAGACAAAATGATCATGTCCACACCATTCAAAAATCTGCACTAAATTTACTATCAATCATTAACGATATCCTCGATTTTTCTAAAATTGAAGCAGGAAAACTAAAATTAGAGCACATTCCTTTTAATGTAAGAGAATGTGTTGAAGATGCTATTACACTCATGGCGCCCAATGCACATGAAAAAGGCTTAGAGCTTATTCCTATTATTTATCAAGATGTTCCTGAGAAAATTATTGGCGATCATCTAAGGATAAAACAAATTCTAACAAACCTTCTTAATAATGCGATAAAATTTACAACAGAGGGTGAAGTTATCTTACGAGTCATGATTGATTCAGAAGACTCGCAAAACATTACCTTGATGTTTAGAATATCTGATACGGGTATTGGCCTCTCTGCTGAAGAACAAAAATTATTATTTAGACCCTTTTCTCAAGCGGATGCCACAACTACACGTCAATTTGGTGGCACAGGTCTTGGTCTGGCTATTTCAAAGCGCCTCGTAGAGCAAATGCAAGGTGAAATTAATGTTGAATCTTTGCCCAATGAGGGCGCAACCTTTTGGTTTACCATTAAAGCACAACGCAATGAAAGCATTGAATTTCCTTTTAACCCACAACTCGAAGGTACACACGTTTTACTCTATGATAAACACGAGAAAACACGTTTAAGTTTAAATCATATCTTAAGTGCATGGGGCGTCCGTGTTACAGAAGTTGATGATCGCGATAAAATTGAAGAGCTTCTCAATCAATTTCATAATACAGCCAATAAAATACATATGGCATTAATCGGTGTAAATCAACCCGATCCACAAAGTAACTTTATCGAAAACCTGATCAAAATTTCAAGGGACAATTATGATTGCAAAGTAGGAGTACTTGCGAATACAACGGATCAGAATATTTATGACGATATCCATAACTCAGGTGCTGCTATTTGCTTAGCAAAACCTGTGAGACGACAATGTTTGCATGATGCACTAGTGACAACACTGATTGAAAAAAACAAGATCATTGCCTCACAACGAGGAAATGCGCCATCGCCAGAACCCTACATCTCACCCGTACGTACAGATATTCATATACTTGCCGTGGATGATCACCCTTCTAATCTAAAACTTGTTGCAGCACTTTTAGAAAATATGGGCTTAAATGTAAAATGTGCTAAAAATGGAAAAGCAGCGCTAGAATATTTTAAGAATCATACTTTTGATCTTATCTTAATGGATATACAAATGCCTGGCATGGATGGCATTGAAGTGACCAAAAATATTCGCAAAATGGAAAAGCCTGGTCAACACACGCCAATTTTTGCACTCACCGCACATGCTTTGGCCACAGAAAAAGAAACCGTACTCTTTGCTGGGATGGATGGCTATTTAACAAAGCCTATTGATGAAAAAACTTTGCAACAAGTACTAATGCAATGGTCTCAAAAGAATCTTACAATCAAAAATGAAATTCAAGCTTTACCCACCGAAAGCCAAGACCCAGTCATAGATTGGGAAAAATCATTAAAGCTTGCTGGCAATCAACCACAACTTGCAAAAGATATGCTAGTGAGTTTAGTAAAAGAACTCCCCATCGCTCAAGAAGCGATTAATCATGCTTACTCTGGCAATGATATGCTAGAGCTTAGAAACGAAGTGCATAGATTGCACGGTGTATGCTGCTACTGTGGCGTGCCCTTATTAAGAAAAACAGTTGCTGCTTTTGAAAAGGCAGTTGCTTATAACGATAAGCAAGCCATTCAATTTCATATTGTTGAATTTAACAAAGAAGTTAATCGTATTCTAGACTTAAGCAAAACACATCCAATCTTTGAAACAGAAGAGGA
- a CDS encoding ABC transporter substrate-binding protein, whose product MVHRIEAALFSQPSPRPNISHILVDELQNPERFHTHSEVSLIVCFGAEALEAVLKLNTEKPVLAILIRKNTFYNLLSIYHRKINDSQYPISAIYLDQSLQRQINLIQTIFPDIDYKSSVGVLFGPGSINQQEELLQLAAENQLRLNTIYVNNFENPVAVMDAFLDEVRVLLALPDNRIFNPHSARGILLAAFHKHVPLIGYSQSYVKNGALISLFSSTKQIAQQTAQAILTILDQNQLPVPQYPNEFSIEVNYQVARSLNINIDSETDLHHKLLVKEKANSQVLIKQGTQRA is encoded by the coding sequence ATGGTGCATCGCATAGAAGCCGCTTTGTTTTCTCAACCTTCTCCACGCCCCAATATCTCACATATTTTGGTCGATGAACTGCAAAATCCTGAACGCTTCCACACCCATTCAGAAGTTTCGTTGATTGTGTGCTTTGGCGCGGAAGCCTTAGAGGCTGTTTTAAAACTCAATACAGAAAAACCTGTGCTCGCTATTTTAATCAGAAAAAACACATTCTATAATTTACTCAGCATTTATCATCGAAAGATAAATGATAGCCAATACCCTATTTCAGCGATTTATCTCGATCAATCCTTGCAAAGACAGATTAACTTAATCCAAACTATCTTCCCTGATATCGACTATAAAAGCTCTGTTGGCGTACTCTTTGGCCCCGGCAGTATCAATCAACAAGAAGAATTATTGCAACTTGCGGCAGAAAATCAACTGCGCCTCAATACGATTTATGTCAATAATTTTGAAAATCCAGTTGCTGTGATGGATGCTTTTTTAGATGAAGTTCGCGTACTCTTAGCATTACCAGATAACCGTATATTTAACCCACACAGTGCAAGAGGTATTCTACTGGCAGCCTTTCATAAACATGTACCTCTCATTGGCTATTCTCAAAGTTATGTCAAAAATGGCGCCCTAATATCACTCTTTTCTTCTACGAAGCAGATTGCGCAGCAAACAGCTCAAGCAATTCTCACAATATTGGATCAGAATCAATTACCTGTTCCACAATACCCCAACGAATTTTCTATTGAAGTTAATTATCAAGTTGCTCGCTCCTTGAATATTAATATAGACAGTGAAACGGATTTACATCACAAACTCTTAGTCAAAGAAAAAGCAAATTCTCAAGTACTGATAAAGCAAGGAACTCAACGTGCGTGA
- the kynU gene encoding kynureninase has product MSSRPTLVFKTPKEAFHIPQINGKNATYFCGHSLGLQPKRTFDVIQKELTKWKEGAALSYFQGEEPWVGLTEQLCAPLAALVGAKASEVVAMNSLTINLHLMLASFYKPSPHKYKIIIEEGAFPSDRYAVQSHIQWHGFDPKQSLIKVKAKNGIFKTEDLLRVLEEHGDSIMLSLLPGVQYYTGQVLPIAEMTKILKEKEIIAGWDFAHGVGNIPMSLHDWNIDFAVWCHYKYMNSGPGAVAGCFVHEQYATNKKNFRLQGWWGNDLSSRFLMQEAFDPYANAMGWQVSNAAVFSLVPLKATFELINQVGGLQVLRAQSIDLTTYLIQAVKENFENDIELVTPEDITQRGCQLSIAFKNKNAKDICAFLIQQGVVVDFRNPNVIRIAPVPLYNDYDDIDHLIKILQQACQRF; this is encoded by the coding sequence ATGTCATCAAGGCCGACACTCGTATTTAAGACACCCAAAGAAGCATTTCACATTCCCCAAATAAATGGAAAAAACGCCACCTATTTTTGTGGTCATTCCCTGGGATTGCAACCCAAGCGCACTTTTGATGTTATTCAAAAAGAATTGACAAAATGGAAAGAGGGAGCCGCTTTAAGTTATTTTCAAGGAGAAGAACCTTGGGTCGGCTTAACAGAGCAATTATGTGCACCGCTTGCAGCGTTGGTAGGAGCGAAAGCATCAGAAGTTGTTGCGATGAATAGCTTAACGATTAATTTACACTTGATGTTAGCAAGTTTTTATAAGCCTTCTCCGCATAAGTATAAAATCATTATTGAAGAGGGTGCATTTCCTTCTGATCGATATGCGGTTCAATCGCATATACAGTGGCATGGTTTTGATCCTAAGCAAAGCTTAATCAAAGTAAAAGCTAAAAATGGTATCTTTAAGACAGAAGATTTACTGCGCGTGTTGGAAGAGCATGGTGATAGTATCATGCTTTCTTTGCTTCCTGGGGTGCAATACTATACTGGCCAGGTTTTGCCTATTGCTGAAATGACTAAAATTTTGAAAGAAAAAGAAATTATTGCTGGATGGGATTTTGCACATGGTGTGGGAAATATTCCTATGTCCTTGCATGATTGGAATATTGATTTTGCTGTTTGGTGTCATTACAAATACATGAATTCAGGCCCTGGCGCTGTTGCTGGTTGTTTTGTTCATGAGCAATATGCAACAAATAAGAAAAATTTTAGATTGCAGGGTTGGTGGGGAAATGATTTATCTTCTCGCTTTCTGATGCAAGAAGCATTTGATCCTTATGCCAATGCAATGGGGTGGCAAGTGAGTAATGCCGCCGTCTTTTCTTTAGTGCCGCTTAAGGCAACGTTTGAGCTAATAAATCAAGTGGGTGGTCTTCAGGTTCTAAGAGCGCAGTCCATAGATTTGACAACCTATTTGATTCAGGCAGTAAAAGAAAATTTTGAGAATGACATTGAATTAGTCACACCTGAAGATATTACGCAGCGCGGTTGTCAACTTTCTATTGCTTTTAAAAATAAAAATGCTAAAGATATTTGTGCTTTTCTCATACAGCAAGGCGTTGTTGTTGATTTCCGTAATCCCAATGTAATTAGAATTGCGCCAGTACCATTATATAATGACTATGATGACATTGATCACTTGATTAAAATATTACAGCAAGCATGCCAAAGGTTTTAA
- a CDS encoding tryptophan 2,3-dioxygenase family protein: MKAYPESIIKKIEALEKKYAEMGQDMPSYLDGLLYSNILSYWDYIHLDTLLSIQKPKTDCKDEMIFITYHQITELMFRLIIAEAEQLCTDKEQPQEVWIKHLSRINRYFRHLISSFDIMIQGMDKDAFRKFRMALLPASGFQSVQYRKIEIYSSNLRQLLHLKYRNTFQEDASLNTLYQHIYWKSSNRELKSGKKTLTLTMFEEKYDEILLNLAKSLQTQNINSKYLQAHIDIKNNPDIIKELKNLDLNANLFWLLAHYGAADAFLRDKQEIIVATGGTNWQSYLPPQYQKIMYFPSLWTEQESADWGRVK; this comes from the coding sequence ATGAAAGCATATCCTGAGTCAATTATAAAAAAAATTGAGGCACTTGAGAAAAAATATGCAGAGATGGGGCAAGACATGCCGTCCTATCTGGATGGATTGTTGTATTCTAATATTTTAAGTTATTGGGATTATATACACTTAGACACATTGCTCAGCATACAAAAACCAAAAACAGATTGTAAAGATGAAATGATTTTCATTACCTACCATCAAATCACAGAATTAATGTTTCGTTTGATTATTGCTGAGGCTGAGCAACTCTGCACAGATAAAGAACAGCCACAAGAAGTATGGATCAAGCATTTGTCGCGTATTAATCGCTATTTTCGACATCTTATTTCAAGTTTTGACATTATGATTCAAGGTATGGACAAAGATGCCTTTAGAAAATTTAGGATGGCGCTATTACCTGCAAGCGGTTTTCAATCTGTGCAGTATCGTAAGATTGAAATATACAGTAGTAACTTAAGACAGCTTTTGCATCTCAAGTATCGCAACACATTTCAAGAAGACGCCAGTTTGAATACTTTGTATCAACATATTTACTGGAAATCGAGTAATAGAGAGTTAAAATCAGGTAAGAAAACGCTCACCTTAACCATGTTTGAAGAAAAATATGATGAAATATTATTGAATCTTGCAAAATCATTGCAAACACAAAATATCAATTCTAAATATTTGCAAGCACACATAGACATTAAAAATAATCCAGATATTATAAAAGAGCTGAAAAATTTAGATCTCAATGCAAACCTCTTTTGGCTTTTGGCACATTATGGTGCAGCGGATGCTTTTCTAAGAGACAAGCAAGAAATAATTGTTGCAACAGGGGGCACGAATTGGCAAAGCTATTTGCCGCCACAATACCAGAAAATTATGTATTTTCCTTCTTTGTGGACTGAGCAAGAAAGTGCAGATTGGGGTAGGGTAAAGTAG
- a CDS encoding sodium-dependent transporter translates to MASQSSSGTVRSVWSSRLAFILVSAGAAVGLGNIWRFPYMAGENGGGVFVLTYILFLFAIGTPAMIAELMIGRRGQKNPVDTLETLAHESNESRNWKYLGWLGALTLVMVLSFYSVISGFAIGYLNYAIQGTFNNASPDAISALWINLMNQPILLIGWHTIFMVLTMGVVALGVNQGIEKSSRWMMPALFIILIVLVIYAAIIGNFKEAFVFLFSFKIQDFTPMAIVGALGQSFFSLATGAGAILIYGSYLSKNTNMFSTVFIIAILDLFVAILSGLAIFPIVFAHGLSPADGPSLMFKVLPIAFSNMPGAQFVGICFFLLLIFAAWTSSISMGEPLVSLIVEKTKIKRTQASIYVGLLAWGFGIISALSFSIWRGVEIFEWRLFEVLLGIPTNILLPIGALLFCIFAGWVMKEKHVEEELNCSSPALYFAWRFAIRYLCPLCILIILITTLV, encoded by the coding sequence ATGGCCTCTCAATCTAGCAGCGGAACAGTAAGAAGTGTATGGAGTTCTCGTTTGGCTTTTATTTTAGTCAGCGCAGGTGCTGCAGTTGGACTTGGCAATATTTGGCGATTCCCCTATATGGCGGGTGAGAACGGTGGCGGTGTATTTGTTTTAACCTATATTCTATTCTTATTTGCAATTGGCACCCCAGCCATGATTGCAGAGCTTATGATTGGTCGTCGCGGACAAAAAAATCCCGTGGATACCTTAGAAACACTGGCACATGAGTCGAATGAATCTCGTAACTGGAAGTACTTAGGTTGGTTGGGCGCCTTAACACTGGTGATGGTATTAAGCTTCTACAGTGTTATCTCAGGTTTTGCCATTGGCTATCTCAATTACGCTATACAAGGCACCTTTAACAACGCCAGTCCTGATGCCATTTCTGCTTTGTGGATCAATCTAATGAATCAGCCCATACTATTGATCGGCTGGCATACTATTTTTATGGTACTCACCATGGGTGTAGTCGCACTGGGTGTTAATCAAGGTATTGAGAAATCATCACGCTGGATGATGCCTGCCTTATTCATTATTCTCATTGTATTAGTGATCTATGCTGCCATCATTGGTAACTTCAAAGAAGCTTTTGTCTTTTTATTCTCTTTCAAAATACAAGATTTCACACCTATGGCCATTGTGGGAGCATTAGGACAATCCTTTTTCTCTCTGGCAACGGGCGCAGGCGCCATTCTCATCTATGGCTCTTATTTATCTAAAAATACCAACATGTTTAGTACTGTATTTATCATTGCGATATTAGATTTATTCGTCGCCATATTATCTGGTTTAGCTATTTTCCCAATTGTATTTGCGCATGGCTTATCTCCTGCTGATGGTCCAAGCCTAATGTTCAAAGTATTGCCTATTGCTTTTAGCAATATGCCAGGCGCTCAATTTGTTGGTATCTGCTTTTTCTTATTACTTATTTTTGCCGCATGGACCTCTTCCATTTCTATGGGAGAGCCATTGGTTTCACTGATTGTTGAAAAAACAAAAATAAAGAGAACACAAGCCTCTATTTATGTGGGTCTATTGGCGTGGGGATTTGGTATTATCAGCGCCCTTTCTTTTAGTATTTGGCGTGGTGTTGAAATATTTGAATGGCGCCTTTTCGAAGTGTTGCTTGGCATTCCAACCAATATTTTATTGCCGATTGGTGCATTATTATTCTGTATTTTTGCCGGCTGGGTCATGAAAGAAAAGCATGTAGAAGAAGAGCTTAATTGTTCTTCACCCGCACTTTATTTTGCGTGGCGCTTTGCGATTCGATATCTATGCCCTTTGTGCATTTTAATCATTCTCATTACAACACTTGTGTAA
- a CDS encoding M48 family metallopeptidase has translation MYKNSVFLPIWTRPRLQISLNLFAIIAPQLILNAFGIYLLGASVFLPILSICYAALITRKIFELVRAFHLIKRFGHSFYGSLSGYKTLPPSKQKMLSSFVAEMSQQLKMPLPDIYYDKRAKAVNASLLLENWGKYRIVLSKGLLKAFVRDEIEADTLKAIIAHELSHAAHHDAIMAQCFAVISSINYIYASIAVCSIPILTCVWGLVAVFSTGASALSTFFILNGVLSGIVAVGALTYFCSKSIDRAMEFRADLTALELTQDAGVTSRMTHEIRKILSKWGFQFYENMFGYMQVKLLSPEKLLGLNQDLLDQYLRINRAKLKKQKSQPGRFKKFNKLEKAFRNYLHLYKNGFIPLHSIGNAKRKSGKLLQALLTSEQRKAIAVVNSTKLEQLPITPWYDANAWLACWDSFMATHPSAPAREAAILAAAKNKVSVSSKYSRQRL, from the coding sequence ATGTACAAAAATAGTGTGTTTCTACCAATATGGACTCGTCCAAGATTACAAATTAGCCTAAATCTCTTTGCAATAATCGCACCTCAGTTAATACTCAATGCCTTTGGTATTTACTTGCTAGGTGCAAGCGTATTTTTGCCCATATTAAGTATTTGCTATGCTGCCTTGATTACACGGAAAATATTTGAGCTTGTAAGAGCATTTCACCTTATCAAGCGTTTTGGGCATTCTTTCTATGGAAGCTTGTCGGGTTATAAAACACTGCCCCCATCTAAGCAGAAAATGCTCTCATCTTTTGTTGCAGAAATGTCTCAGCAATTAAAAATGCCACTGCCTGATATTTATTATGATAAAAGGGCAAAAGCAGTAAATGCCAGTTTGTTATTGGAAAATTGGGGGAAATATAGAATTGTGCTTTCAAAAGGATTATTAAAAGCATTTGTGAGAGACGAGATAGAGGCAGATACCTTAAAAGCGATCATAGCACATGAGTTATCGCATGCGGCGCATCATGACGCAATTATGGCTCAGTGCTTTGCTGTTATTTCTTCTATTAACTATATTTATGCTTCTATTGCTGTATGTAGCATACCCATTTTGACTTGTGTATGGGGCTTAGTGGCAGTATTTTCAACAGGAGCTTCGGCATTATCAACATTTTTTATATTAAATGGCGTGCTATCTGGCATCGTCGCTGTGGGCGCGCTTACTTATTTTTGTAGTAAGAGCATAGATAGAGCGATGGAATTTAGAGCAGATTTAACCGCTCTTGAGCTTACGCAAGATGCAGGCGTCACCTCGAGAATGACTCATGAAATCAGAAAAATATTGTCAAAATGGGGCTTTCAATTTTATGAAAATATGTTTGGCTATATGCAAGTAAAACTATTGTCTCCAGAGAAATTATTGGGGCTAAATCAAGATTTATTGGATCAGTATTTACGCATTAATCGTGCAAAACTGAAGAAACAAAAGTCACAGCCAGGACGTTTTAAAAAATTCAACAAATTAGAAAAAGCTTTTCGTAATTATTTGCATTTATATAAAAATGGTTTTATTCCCCTGCATTCAATAGGAAATGCAAAAAGAAAATCGGGTAAATTGTTGCAGGCTTTATTAACATCTGAGCAAAGAAAGGCGATTGCCGTTGTCAACTCGACTAAGCTTGAACAATTACCCATAACGCCATGGTATGATGCGAATGCTTGGCTAGCCTGTTGGGATAGCTTTATGGCTACACATCCTTCTGCGCCTGCTCGAGAAGCAGCCATTTTAGCTGCAGCAAAAAACAAAGTTAGCGTGTCGAGCAAATATTCTCGACAAAGGCTTTGA
- a CDS encoding ribonuclease H-like domain-containing protein yields the protein MSIFVFDIETIPDIIAGRKLFNLHDSSISDAEVAELMFRKATEETGQSFVRLPLHQVVAISAVYRTHDQLKVWSLGSPDASEKELVQRFFDGIEKYTPQLVSWNGQAFDLPVLQYRALLNQVVAKRYWDTGELDSNYKWNNYISRYHQRHLDLMDVLASYQPRAYSRLDDIATLLGFPGKMGMDGSKVWHNYQQGKIEEIRNYCETDVINTYLVYLRFQQMRGYLLEDKLEQELSLLKDYLRSENKAHLTAFLQEWEQA from the coding sequence GTGAGCATTTTTGTATTTGATATCGAAACAATTCCCGATATCATTGCTGGAAGAAAGTTGTTTAACTTGCATGATTCTTCCATTTCTGATGCTGAAGTAGCTGAACTCATGTTTCGTAAAGCAACAGAAGAGACAGGACAGTCTTTTGTCCGATTGCCACTGCATCAAGTCGTTGCTATTTCTGCTGTCTATCGCACCCACGATCAGCTCAAAGTATGGTCACTGGGTAGTCCTGATGCTTCAGAAAAAGAGCTTGTGCAGCGATTTTTTGATGGTATTGAAAAATATACACCACAATTAGTTTCTTGGAATGGCCAAGCCTTTGATTTGCCTGTGTTACAATATAGGGCTTTACTCAATCAGGTTGTGGCAAAGCGATATTGGGATACGGGAGAGCTAGATTCTAACTACAAATGGAATAATTACATCAGTCGCTATCACCAACGACATTTAGATTTAATGGATGTATTGGCCTCTTACCAACCGCGTGCCTATAGTCGTTTAGATGATATTGCGACACTCCTAGGATTTCCTGGCAAAATGGGTATGGATGGCAGTAAAGTCTGGCATAATTACCAGCAAGGAAAAATTGAAGAAATTCGTAATTACTGTGAAACAGATGTGATCAACACTTATCTGGTTTACTTAAGATTTCAGCAGATGCGCGGTTATTTATTAGAGGATAAGCTTGAACAAGAGTTGAGCCTGCTGAAAGATTATTTAAGAAGTGAAAACAAAGCTCATTTAACTGCTTTTTTGCAGGAATGGGAACAAGCATAA
- the rlmD gene encoding 23S rRNA (uracil(1939)-C(5))-methyltransferase RlmD — protein MSRNRKLVNQSLELTVNQISVEGRGISSLEGKKVFVFGALENEKVQAKVIRQHSRYLETKLESVLEASEKRVEPICPHFGECGGCQMQHLSTEHQIEHKQKQLSKLLAHAEIVPSEWHETLTGSSTGYRYKARLGVRYVEKKGVVLVGFREAHSNKIVEMNSCAILHPTVGNLIDPLRQLISELAAFKDIPQIEVAAGDKEVALIFRILQPLIQADTDKLIAFAGEHHLSLYLQERGPESVKKIWPNQEETLSYRLMDGAITMHFKPLDFTQINPVINNQMVRQALDWLQVSEHDTVLDLFCGLGNFSLPLAQKAKAVVGVEGDAQMTAKASMNAASNQISNACFYEANLFEDCSKAPWFTIAHNKVLLDPPRLGAAAVVENIEKLAPESILYVSCDMNTFVRDAAVLVHQKKYKLEKVAIMDMFPHTKHIETMGLFVLEK, from the coding sequence ATGTCAAGAAATCGAAAACTCGTCAATCAATCACTTGAATTAACTGTGAATCAGATCTCCGTCGAAGGACGTGGCATTTCTTCATTAGAAGGTAAGAAGGTTTTTGTTTTTGGCGCACTGGAAAATGAAAAAGTACAAGCCAAAGTCATCAGGCAGCACTCGCGCTATTTAGAAACAAAATTAGAGAGTGTATTAGAAGCATCAGAAAAAAGAGTAGAGCCTATTTGTCCTCATTTTGGCGAATGTGGTGGATGCCAGATGCAGCATCTATCGACTGAACATCAAATTGAGCATAAACAAAAACAATTGTCTAAACTCTTAGCGCATGCTGAAATTGTGCCTTCAGAATGGCATGAAACCTTAACAGGTTCTTCAACAGGCTATCGGTATAAAGCACGGCTTGGGGTTCGCTATGTAGAGAAAAAGGGTGTTGTATTGGTGGGATTCAGAGAAGCCCACAGTAATAAAATTGTTGAAATGAATTCATGCGCTATATTGCATCCAACAGTTGGTAATTTAATCGATCCTTTGCGTCAGTTAATTTCAGAATTAGCAGCCTTTAAAGATATCCCGCAAATTGAAGTGGCTGCGGGTGATAAAGAAGTTGCGCTTATTTTTAGAATATTGCAACCATTGATTCAAGCAGATACTGATAAGTTGATAGCCTTTGCTGGTGAGCATCATTTGAGTCTTTATTTGCAAGAGCGTGGGCCTGAATCAGTTAAAAAAATATGGCCAAATCAAGAAGAGACACTCTCTTATCGCTTGATGGATGGGGCGATTACCATGCATTTTAAGCCATTGGATTTTACACAGATTAACCCTGTGATTAATAATCAAATGGTTCGTCAAGCTTTAGATTGGCTACAGGTATCTGAGCACGATACCGTATTAGATTTGTTTTGTGGCCTTGGTAATTTTAGTTTGCCACTTGCGCAGAAGGCAAAAGCGGTTGTGGGTGTTGAAGGAGATGCGCAAATGACGGCAAAAGCCAGTATGAATGCAGCATCTAATCAAATCAGTAATGCATGTTTTTATGAGGCCAATCTCTTTGAAGATTGTTCTAAAGCACCCTGGTTTACGATTGCGCACAATAAAGTTTTATTAGATCCACCCAGATTGGGGGCGGCCGCAGTCGTAGAAAATATCGAGAAGTTAGCGCCTGAGTCTATACTGTATGTTTCTTGTGACATGAATACTTTTGTGCGTGATGCAGCTGTCTTGGTGCATCAGAAAAAATACAAATTAGAAAAAGTTGCCATCATGGATATGTTTCCACATACCAAGCATATAGAAACGATGGGATTATTTGTATTGGAAAAGTAA